From the Mya arenaria isolate MELC-2E11 chromosome 17, ASM2691426v1 genome, the window GGCAAATGTATCGTTATCataacttttacattttttttttttttttaatagaatcatattaattttatcattatcatattgtCTTAGTGCCCTGCAACTAAAATGGGATATGTGTGTTAGCTCAAGGGGTTATCCCTGTAGCTTTACTTGATATAAGCTTTGCAATGGGGGCATAATGTTACTGCAATTCAAGTGCCCTGATCATTACAGCATGTTTCCTTACTTGTGGTCTCCACCCAAGCAGAGACATGGGGGTCCCATCTGTAGCCATTCTGCTCGTAACCATAGTAGTCCTCGTACCCGCTCCGCGAGTAGTCGTAAATTTCTGGTGGGTAGTCAAATCTGCAAGGAAGATAAGAGTTAGTACTTGCATGGCAGCTACCGTAACAAGCCTATTCTCTATAAGAAggtttaaatatacaaatacaatatccAACACAGTGAGGCCcctttacattttttataataggGCAGGAGTcattgtatgcattttgaatCAAAGACTTGAAACAAATGGTACAGAAAATGGAAGTTCTAATCTATTTCTAATCTGTTTTATAGCATGGCTTAAGGTATTGCTTCAAACTAAATCTGTCATACATGAACCTTgattttaaaccaatattttacTAAAGGACTGTTTAACTGTGTTTCTACAAAAACAAGGTGAAGAATAAAACAGGGGTTCTAACAGTTGATTATTATCAATCATGAAAAATAGCCGGTGGTCTGTTTGAGTGTAAGGGATTCATGCCTAACAGGGGTAAAGTGGCTTAGTTCCCTtatgaaattgttttcaatatcatttaagtTAATTCCTATCTTTTTGGTGCAAATGTCCAAGCTAAAAACAATCTTCACAACTGAACACTAGTCGGAAgttaaaagattttaaaatcttgttttcagGATTAACCCTAAACTTCatctgttaaaatgttttaataatatcatcaaCTAAATCATTTCTTTATACTTAATAATCAAGGTCATACAAATATGTACTTCATATGAAACCAAATGTTACACAAGAATATTACCACCAAAAGCTGTTTCTTCAATAACAAACAGCTTGTTAACTGCTCTTCAAATCTATGAAATATTTTCCCTGTAAGTTGTTACTATGAGTTCTCATCTATGTAAGCAAGCAATTCATAAGCATTGTTATCAAAGGATTCAGTCATGCATCTGTTTATAATAactttttatcaataatacatctcaaaaatcaaataatatcttaatattttactatgttagtaagtatcatttttattatagcTAGATTCGAGGCCAGCTACAAGCTTACATGTATCAAGCGCGATGGGCCGATGATTATGgaagtctcaagtctgagtctaCACCCAGACTcagaaaaattgttttaaaacatgacaGATATGATCTTCATTCTATTTCTTTAACGAAAACTATGTAAATAACTGTATATCTCTCAAACAGTAATATAATTCATCAATGAAAGTTACAATGATGGGATGATTTGCAGTTTGAGTCTAGAGTCTGACAGGCTCACTGGCCCCCAGTTTCTCcaaaaatacttattattattgtttactaTAAGTGTTGTTCTGGATTAGTAATAgctcaaatatttatatggaaTTGTACGTAactattttttgcatatttgttgAGATTGTAAACACAAATTTGGTTAAAAAGTTTTcggaaaataaatcaaaatgtgaaaTTACCAGAATTtcgttttcatttcttttaagttatatacaaaatataaagtagTAAATACTTCTGAGAAACAGGGGCAATATGTCATATATGAGAGGCCAAGAGCAGGTTTTTTGGTTGAACAAGAAATTGCGTGGCTGACACCCGGAGTAAATAcgtgtatgtatttaaatactgTGTAAAAGTAGAATAAGTATGACTTTATCATAGGTTTCTGCTGCACATTTTGAACTCCCAATTGTGAAACAGTTGGGGGAAATAAGAGCCTAAAAGTTTCTGATTTATAAATACAGAGCATGCAGACATGCAATATCAGCATTTTAGTTAGGTTGAAATGTGAATTATGACTattttaaacaacatgtttttagtactttttcaacagaaatgaaatagaatattccatgcaaatttattttttttaaattaaattctatGTCCTTTAAAACTAAATGACCTGTATTTGAAAACACTGTGACAAAATTATGATAATCCTGCTGCAAAAAAGAGAGAACTTTGGCTTGCCCTTCCAGCCAAAGATAAGTGCTAGGCACTATTTCTATACATGGAAGCACAATCTTACAGGGACTTGACTGACAAAGTATTTATATGGCCTAAATTGTCGAAGTAAAGGGTTTCTCGGATGATTTGTAGGCAGTCTCCATTTACATCCAGGAGAACAGTTGACATGATGTAGGGTCTGTGTGAAGTGTTGCAGCTATCGTAAAACACATGAGGCGTGTAGGAAGTGTGATGTAGCATGATCAAGCATTCTTTTCTAACATGTTTTGGTAATAGTTTTGTTCCGAGATATAGTTTTGTTCCGAGATTTTTTCCTGCAGCAATATGATGTTAGCGATACATATGATAATACATGACACCCTCTATGAATATACACCTGTATATAACCCCTAGTTTTACCTCTtctttttatcagatttcaCATCGGGTGTTTTGTTCTTTTCTGCTAGACTAGTGCTATTGGAACAAAAGAACGTAAAATATGGAGAacaatgcaaatataaacaagGAAACACAAGGTGCAACTAAAGTTAAACGGTATAAAGTAAACTAAGGGAAAAAGGCTGTTAAagcaaaaatgtcaaaaggttgttaGTTTCTTAGGTAATTATAGAATTATGTCATAGCAACAAACAATCACTATAAAACATGCTACTTTTAAATGTGCTTGAAAGTAAATACCATACCAATTATGCAAAAAGCCTTACTACATGCAAAACCATTCATCATAAATTGCTTTACACCGAAAGGACAGTTTAGGGCTTACTTTTCAACTTCGTTTCTGTTAGATGGTTAATTTTCACATCAAATAATAGTTTGAAAGCCATATAAGGTTTTACTGGCTGATAAAAGattttaacagaaaataattaacacCAAATCACAATCTGAAGTAGCATTTCTCCGCCTtccaatttaatatttcaccCAAAACTCATCCATGGTAAAGAGAAGCAACTCCAAACTAGCAGCATTAATCAGGGGAGATCATACTTACATTTCCTCTCCCCCATCCGAAAGAGACCCTGGTGTCCCCGTGCGGGGTCGACGCTGGTAGGGGTCAGGGTACCTAGCAGGGACAAGGGAGGTAACTCATAAAAAGCATGCAGGTCAGGCCACTCCTCCAGAATGTGCCTTAGTCATTAGGTTATGTCCTTTTGAAAGAATTGtttctttaaagttttaaaaatagaaatgtttgacaatattgaaaaaactaAAGACAAAATGCCTTTTTAAGTTGTTACTTGGAACAATTGCTTTGGACTTGTCtgtcaaatgataaaattgtcATGTGGACATACATATTCACCCTGACATAAATATACCcttatttgtttttgagaaTGAATTTGGCACATTCTGGTATATACAAACAATGCAAATTGTCCATGATTCACAGTGATTTAGCATTTAGTTATCTAAATTCAATATGCAACTAACCTCTTGTACACCcaagaaatattaaacattacaGCTGATAAGCTGATGCAATATGAAGCATAGCAAGTATTAAATATCCTTCAAccaaaatataaatgcaaatgaatgAACATGAGATGTTATTTAAATACTGAGGTTATTTtaacttgatatacattgttatatttgaaattaattatgtCAATTGAACAAGAAtaacattatgttaaaataaaaagtcttGTTTAGTAAGACAAAATTAATGCAAAAGACAGGtatattttcagtaaatgaTGAAGTTTTACTCAGCCATAAAAATacttaatgaaaacatttcaagCTGATGGGAATCAAAAGTGGGGAGAGTGGGGAAGATCAGGTCACACACAACTAAATTACAGGacagacaaaatatcacaataagGGATACCAGAGTAGGGAAACACACTACCAACAGTGCAGAATTTACCCTGAGGCCAAGGTTGAACACAACACATACCTTCGCCTATATATAACCAATAGAAGAATGTTATTCAGAACGtagtcatatttattttcaattattataaacaaaaattatattgcaaaaagaaaaagtataaatgtgatgaaaatataattatgattcagtgatttttttggtgcaatttagtGCCATCTataggctgtttccccttgtgaaaaaatgtccatttttcccaaaaatttatatttttttcccaatttgataaatgcacattatgtaagtgaataaaaagcaatgaatttcttgaaaaataaacaaaatcttgacaaggcTAACACATTCACAGCATAAAGTATGCTTAATaaggtgaaaacatgtatatttgccattataattgctatttttatctgattttgtatttttcccaatctggactttttttcccaatttgcaaggtacaggcaagaaaatgtttttttataaatcaccGCTAATTATATCacgaaataaaatgaattgtgAGTTGCTATTCAAGTGTAGGACATTATCACATTACTGGGGACATGTAAAGTTGTAATCGACATTGGGCTGATTGTTAAGAACTTTGTCatcgttgttaattttcatatcTTAAGACAGTCCACCTTAAGATTTTGTTAACAATTGGTGAGAACATTTAACAAGTCTAAACAATCCACCCAATGATGGCTAGATAAAGGTAGTACAAATAAAAGTGATGTTTCATCCCAATATGCACATTTTGCTGTATTTCCTCCAACctacatcatacatgtatacgtATACCACAAAATGCTGCAAAATAAAGCCGTCACAATAATATTGCTCTATATACTTAATGCACaacaaaaaagtatttacaaacaGGCAAAATCATTAAGACTTTACCTTGGAACATCCTGATAGTAGCTCTGGTCGCCATAGTAACTCTGGTCATAGGTGCCATAGTAGTAGTCATAGTAACGTTGGTCATAGTACTCCCGGGGAGCACGCCGATAGTATTCATCATAGTCATACCCTGAAACTGATTAGAATAACACAAAAATGACACAGTACCAGTAAGACTAAAGAAAGTTTCGTAAATTTACTTAAcacaaagaaataatttaaaattactgaTGTAACATTAAAAGTGTTCATCtgaataaacacaataatatatataaaatattcaaatgctCTGATGAGTATACAAGTTTACAGCAACAAAGTGTTACCTCTGGTCCTGTCCCTGTAGTCTTTGTCATAATCGTTCCTAGAACGAGGTCTCTCTGAGTCGGCGATGCGTGACACTGGTCGGTCTCGCTCACCTGGAGATGTATGGTGTGAGAAGTAAGCTAAATTATGCATGTACAAGTATGTACCTACAATAACATGTATGGTAATGAAAACTGCCTCCTTACATCAAGAGCAGTTTATTAACAAAATTCATGAAATTATGCATacgttaaaaaaaaaaattgatcaTAATAATAACCAAAGTACTTTAACCAGTTATCCTTTGACATACTAAAGATGTACCCTAGCAATTTTAAAACTTGAAGGTCTCTATACAAACCTTGTCTGGACTTGGGCCTGTCGCGATCATATCGATCTCTCCTGTAGTACTCTCGATCCCGGTCCCTGTCCCGATCACGATAGTCTCGTCTACTACTACTGTCCAGTATCGATCCACGACTGGATGGTCGATCTCGGTCCCTTTATGCAAGAAACAAGATTTATTCTAATTCATATTTACTGGAATAAGAATTTGAATAAGAAATCTAataaatacatgcacatgttaCTAGAGAAATGCTTTTTTGTAGTTATATCTTTACATATTTCTTTCATAAGCACACAACTTCTTATAGGTTGATATATTGTACAGCTCTTCCATCGACtatattctgttgttgttttttttataaaaaaacaacttatttatatactgtgtagcttttaaaagaaatgaacagTGAAACACAATATGCACTCAACAATTTTGAGCGATTTCCCACCTGTATTTATCATGGTCGTCTCTGTATCTGCGTTCCTTGCTATCCACGCGCTTTCCTCGGTCTCGTGAATCATCCTGATCCAGAGAAGTCCTCGAGTCATACATACTCAACTGTTCTCGTGATGTGGCTCTTGAATCCTTCAAGTTTCTATCACGCAAACTGTCATATGAATGGTTTCCACGGATACCGTCCCTGTCCCGATCTCTATCACGATATCTATCACGGTCCCTAGAGTCTCTATAATCACGATCATCCCTGTAACGTTCCCGCTCACTAGAGTCTTTATCTCTATATCTTTCTTTATCCTTTCTACTTTTGTCtctatcatcatcatctttcTTCCTCGAATGACTGTTATCTTTACCATCTTCAACGTCATCTGACTTGATATGCTCACTCATGGAACTGATCAGAGAAACAATAGGGTTGAGCTCTAATGGAGCATTTGCCTCActgacatttgtattatttccaGTCCCAGCAGCTGATGCTACAGGCATTAACAGTATATTTGGCATAGCTGGGGCATCAGCAACGTCAAGCAGGGAGGCAGCTGGTGACACATTATTCTTGCCTCTGCTCACATGTATATGATGGAATGCTGATTGCCGGGACCTGGAAGGCCGATCCCTTTCCTTGTCCCCACCGTAGGGCCCAGCCGGGGGTCTGGAGGTCAGCTTGTCCCCATCAGAACTCCGCCCATACCGGTCCTTTTCTCTATCAGGGCTTCTCCGACCTCCTTTGCGTTGTGAAGAATCCCAGTCAGGTGTTCTTCttccatattttttatcatattctgAACCTCCTTTCCTTTCTGCCTGCCTATCTTGACTTTCCCATTCTGGTGTTCTTCGACCTCTACCATTGTCCATATCAGGTGAATATCTCCCTCTTCTCTCCCCACTTGAAGGTTTTCCAGTGTTTGGCCTTGACTTCTGTTCCTGTTCAGCTATTCCGGGAATTTCATGGGAAGCCTTGACTGGTTTGTTTTTACCTTCTTGTTTTAGAGGCTGGAAGGCACTTTCCTTTCTTGGCATAATAGGGCTTTGTTTGACATTTCCAATGGTTTTCTTTGACTGTGATGAGACAGGTGTATCTGTTATATTTCCTTGAGGTTTATCATCATTTAAATCAGGACTCTCAGATTGGTCTCTCATCTTGTTTTGGTCTATGTGTCCCATTATAGGTGATATTGACTGATTTAACACCACAGGGCTATTCTCATAGTTTGGCTTGGTGACATCAAGCTGGGTTGAAGACAGAAGACTGACATCTTCCTGACCAACTTCAAGTTTACCTTTCCTGAATGGGTTACCTCCCTTTGGCCCACTGCCTGCCATTGGAGGAGGAGGCGCACTTATTTGAGCAACTTCGGATTTGGCAATATTGTCATGTATTTCTTTGTTTACAGGTTTCTGAATGCGAGGATTGGTCACTTTATTTTCATGCTCCTGTAGAAGGTCATCCTCAGTGGCTTTTCCAGTGCTAGAAGGCGACCCTCTAGCCGAGCTATTGTTTGAACTGATAAAGAACTTCACATTGTTATCAATGGAGGCATTTCTACTGTGAACACTTGAAGGAGGCATTTCCAATTGTGCTACATGAGGTGTTTCCAATTGTGCTACAGGAGGCGTTTCCAGTTGTGCAGCTAGTGGTTGCTCAACTTCACTGTTTGGCACTAGTTCCCAGTCACTGAAGGTTGGCGTAGTTGTTGCTTGTGGTTGACTCTCAGGTTGCTCTTCAATGCTTTCTTTTGAGTAACTCTCCTGTGTTGGAGGCCAGGAACCACCACTCTCTGCAGAAGGAGGAACATTCAGCAAACTCTCCCCAGTTGAAGGTACAGATGGTGGAAGGTTTGACATTACTTGGGTATTTTGATACATTGGAACATCTTGCTGATACTGAGCATGTGGATCAAAAGGCATTTGACCAGAATACATGGGAATACTGGAATTAATATCCACGGGAATTTGACCACTAGGTTGAGACACAACATTATCTTGTATTCTTAATAACTGCATTTGATTGTTAACACTTTCAGGTAAACCTACACCAAGAAAATTGCTATTTTCACCAGATTGTATATGTTCCTGATTATAATTAAAACCGTGACTTTCTTTCTTGTTTTgctcattttcattttcaaaagtagCACCGGCACTATGATTACTGCTTGACCCTACATGGGACTCTGATAGTTCTTCCTCTGATTCATCAGAATCATCACTATCCTCATCATAGTCTTCATTGTTATATGAGACATCTGTCACTCCACCCTCAATGTTACCCAGAGATGGAGCTGTACTTTGACTTTCCTCTTCTGTAGAGAGTGAATTGTCCAGTTCATTATGAGGTCTCTGATCACTAGAATTAGCATCACTCTGGGAAACATCAGAAAATGGAACTCCAGAGTTATTCATTGGTGGGTTGGTTTGCTGATTATACTGCACATTAGGGTCATAAAAATTGACAGATCCACCAGCTACATTCTGCACATTACCATGCTGAACAAGGTTATTATGACCTTCACTGTCATTTCCATTCTGTCCACCCCAATAGTTATTATAACCAGCATACTGATTCTGCTCTCCCCCAGCACCGTAATCACCTTGTTTTATGACCCACTGACTACTGTTTTGGTCCCAAATGTAGCCATTCTGTTCCCACTGGTTCCCACTAACACTATTGTCCTGTGGTTGGCTCCACTGATTCTGGCCATACCACTGCTGCTGGTCCCCAGCTGTTGCTGTAGGATACTCTGAGGCCCCAGACTGAGACTGGTCTTTGCCCGCAGGGTCTGGCTGGCCAGAGAATTCCTGAGCATATGGGTTTGCACCTGGGTCCCACGCACCCCAGGAGCTCCATCCTTCACTGCTTTCCTGGTTATCAGCATTCACCTGGTGGTTCTGTCCAGCAAAAGCTTGCTGACCTACACCACCCTGAAATAGATAATCAAGATTTTCAGAAAGATATAGTGCAATTTTCATTCATCTGGTTGGTTTTTTTTAGCAACATTTTCAGCAAATGTCTTATCTTCTCTTAGTGCAGAGAATTGAATTTTACATTGacaagttaaaatatattgattatgcCTGACCATTAAATACAGGCAACATTAGAGCAAGTCTGTTCATTACTCCTCAGTAGAAAATGAACCCTAACCCAGCAGagacttgttttatttcatgtcttAAGATTGTGCATTCTTACTTCTGAAAAACTAGTTAACacctttgtaaaaataaaaaaaaatccatgaaGACTTTTTagaaatttatatattgttaacCTGTTGTTGGAACGATTGCTGGCTGGAGGCAGGGGTGTTCTGGAAGGCTGTTGGATCAAAGAACTGGACTTGTCCGGACCCTGGGGCCTGTTGAACCTGTCCCAACCCTGGGGCCTGACCTCCTCCCCAGTTAGTCATCCtggaattatataataaatcaaaatcattttaaattctaTTCTACAATGTTGCGAAACAAGTTATCACAACATAACATTTATCACTTTTGTTGGAAAGATGTTATCTGAATAGATTATCATGAGAGATTTACAGAAACACTCAGACTTACACAATGTGTGCCTTAATGAGCTGAGCagcttataaaatgaaattgaatgcattacttcacaaaaaataatgaaaacagttaaaaatatatcaacatattcaacaataatgtttggttttaaaacttcatttattCATGAAAACTACCAGAATATTAGATGtgtcatttaaaatatcttgtttgATATCTGAGGAGGTCATGAAAGTCATTATTTCGATTGAAAATTTCAGATTAAAGCAGAATTTTCAATGACCCTATTACATGCTATTAGATACAGAGGCTGAATGAAACAAAATCCATATGtttagatattttatatttttatataatatctaAAGGAATTCGGTGCATTTATGAGCTGCTAGCTGCATTAAGGCAAACATTATTTAAGTCTTGGagtgtttgttttgtacatgtttCATCATAATACATGTACCCTGGGTGCCCCAAAACTCACACTTTGTAAAGGATAaattatttttccttttatttatattttcactagCATTTTGTAGAGAAACCAGGAGAACATGGAGGAAATCCACTTGtcaggcttggtgaccacaaaccaaagtCAGATGCACCCAGGCTGGAAATTGAACCATGGGCACCAACAGGGTTTCCATTTAAGTTAGATTATTACTTCCTAGTAATGAGCAAAACTTCCAGAATTTCATTGGGCTTGGAAGTTCAGAATATCAAAACTTGGTGGCAATGTAACTTTCATGGTCACATTTTCCATCAGTCTtaagtttaatcaattatttaaaaagaaatatgtaaatttatttatttgaaacaatagATGAAGataaattcaacatttcaatgaaaaactCCCATAATTAATGGTCAGAAAGTTCATTCTTCCAGattcaaattattattggtAGCACTGTGTGAAGCGAAAAGCATTAAGCAGTTAAATAAGAGTGCTTACCACAGAGATATCTATACAGCATTTCAAGTTAAGTAA encodes:
- the LOC128223773 gene encoding uncharacterized protein LOC128223773 isoform X4, which translates into the protein MTNWGGGQAPGLGQVQQAPGSGQVQFFDPTAFQNTPASSQQSFQQQGGVGQQAFAGQNHQVNADNQESSEGWSSWGAWDPGANPYAQEFSGQPDPAGKDQSQSGASEYPTATAGDQQQWYGQNQWSQPQDNSVSGNQWEQNGYIWDQNSSQWVIKQGDYGAGGEQNQYAGYNNYWGGQNGNDSEGHNNLVQHGNVQNVAGGSVNFYDPNVQYNQQTNPPMNNSGVPFSDVSQSDANSSDQRPHNELDNSLSTEEESQSTAPSLGNIEGGVTDVSYNNEDYDEDSDDSDESEEELSESHVGSSSNHSAGATFENENEQNKKESHGFNYNQEHIQSGENSNFLGVGLPESVNNQMQLLRIQDNVVSQPSGQIPVDINSSIPMYSGQMPFDPHAQYQQDVPMYQNTQVMSNLPPSVPSTGESLLNVPPSAESGGSWPPTQESYSKESIEEQPESQPQATTTPTFSDWELVPNSEVEQPLAAQLETPPVAQLETPHVAQLEMPPSSVHSRNASIDNNVKFFISSNNSSARGSPSSTGKATEDDLLQEHENKVTNPRIQKPVNKEIHDNIAKSEVAQISAPPPPMAGSGPKGGNPFRKGKLEVGQEDVSLLSSTQLDVTKPNYENSPVVLNQSISPIMGHIDQNKMRDQSESPDLNDDKPQGNITDTPVSSQSKKTIGNVKQSPIMPRKESAFQPLKQEGKNKPVKASHEIPGIAEQEQKSRPNTGKPSSGERRGRYSPDMDNGRGRRTPEWESQDRQAERKGGSEYDKKYGRRTPDWDSSQRKGGRRSPDREKDRYGRSSDGDKLTSRPPAGPYGGDKERDRPSRSRQSAFHHIHVSRGKNNVSPAASLLDVADAPAMPNILLMPVASAAGTGNNTNVSEANAPLELNPIVSLISSMSEHIKSDDVEDGKDNSHSRKKDDDDRDKSRKDKERYRDKDSSERERYRDDRDYRDSRDRDRYRDRDRDRDGIRGNHSYDSLRDRNLKDSRATSREQLSMYDSRTSLDQDDSRDRGKRVDSKERRYRDDHDKYRDRDRPSSRGSILDSSSRRDYRDRDRDRDREYYRRDRYDRDRPKSRQGERDRPVSRIADSERPRSRNDYDKDYRDRTRVSGYDYDEYYRRAPREYYDQRYYDYYYGTYDQSYYGDQSYYQDVPSTSLAEKNKTPDVKSDKKKRFDYPPEIYDYSRSGYEDYYGYEQNGYRWDPHVSAWVETTTEVIPQRQTPEKFMIPHMRACFGPNGQLVKVLPNRPADGQPATVEIHSVQTLLDGNEEAEELEEYPGPLVRGDTHKNDVLNFCQQKAKMCVENMDLQDRDSAELIWRFLELLIKQNGTVVGTDIADLILQGHEPTTLEYRRSGMKITPSADALDADDGESEDSSRLSRGTTPVDRALVNKGRSVEECTDRFRHLLMYGRKKDALDWAMKNNLWGHALFLASKMNHTAHANVMMRFANVAMRMNDPLQTVYQLMSGRQPAAVTCVTEERWGDWRPHLAMILSNNTAKPDLDRKCIMTLGDTLASKGFLHASHFCYLMSQISFGSFNKKSSKIVLIGSSHGLPLEYFATNEAIQCTEIYEYARSLANTWLNLNNFQTFKFLYATRLADYGYAQDALQYCEVISRQVNTNPVFYTHVLVKLLYDLSSQLKFSDPQLEESEDEQDPDWLRSLHTTLVQFEEGAIQSHSGTVTPAYLGGRTTASSDSGEVGMYMQQPDQQGQGMLYLNSTSGVYSQDSQYQHQSGYEGSQESQYQHQPGYEGHTQAYQAPDGSHQNHFDQGQVTQGTGQEGQTMDTTGYYQQPGADNQYQYQQDPSFQHQEADGANYGQTQWQDHQALTNHSTGTEPTNEEQAPTEVANQQQAEPTHPEYANTGEYHNYVPNHWSHGHQRGQPNFPADVNLGESQTSAVSGQSTQSGMSNKRNSIASESSVTPDEGEDHTDSNAGYVQQPSIFDLQPAGGRIVAPKLRPRTISESSTGSGPRDRHPSGPGSKSQKTADNGKDPGLGGKQKASGGGLLSKIGGLFSRKNEMKLPDDKEPSIVWDPNKKRWVDKNADEVEEAPALPPPKDHELSTPGPQPQSQPTNPGPAAPGPAPTPSNIPSGGNKFSRKNSKGFGARKQYVDVLNPNPGNSTNVPSSLFHTLPNSKSAPAIFNPMSLNDGSSESQDSIPEEESSSGADYTNQQAKPAGHQQLAPVQENLSRASSGSSLSREVQKIMKVPSEPDTNSGGGSSMPAMFNPTQFQPANQAFKQPAPPAPGHRLSSRRVYPKR
- the LOC128223773 gene encoding uncharacterized protein LOC128223773 isoform X5; translation: MTNWGGGQAPGLGQVQQAPGSGQVQFFDPTAFQNTPASSQQSFQQQGGVGQQAFAGQNHQVNADNQESSEGWSSWGAWDPGANPYAQEFSGQPDPAGKDQSQSGASEYPTATAGDQQQWYGQNQWSQPQDNSVSGNQWEQNGYIWDQNSSQWVIKQGDYGAGGEQNQYAGYNNYWGGQNGNDSEGHNNLVQHGNVQNVAGGSVNFYDPNVQYNQQTNPPMNNSGVPFSDVSQSDANSSDQRPHNELDNSLSTEEESQSTAPSLGNIEGGVTDVSYNNEDYDEDSDDSDESEEELSESHVGSSSNHSAGATFENENEQNKKESHGFNYNQEHIQSGENSNFLGVGLPESVNNQMQLLRIQDNVVSQPSGQIPVDINSSIPMYSGQMPFDPHAQYQQDVPMYQNTQVMSNLPPSVPSTGESLLNVPPSAESGGSWPPTQESYSKESIEEQPESQPQATTTPTFSDWELVPNSEVEQPLAAQLETPPVAQLETPHVAQLEMPPSSVHSRNASIDNNVKFFISSNNSSARGSPSSTGKATEDDLLQEHENKVTNPRIQKPVNKEIHDNIAKSEVAQISAPPPPMAGSGPKGGNPFRKGKLEVGQEDVSLLSSTQLDVTKPNYENSPVVLNQSISPIMGHIDQNKMRDQSESPDLNDDKPQGNITDTPVSSQSKKTIGNVKQSPIMPRKESAFQPLKQEGKNKPVKASHEIPGIAEQEQKSRPNTGKPSSGERRGRYSPDMDNGRGRRTPEWESQDRQAERKGGSEYDKKYGRRTPDWDSSQRKGGRRSPDREKDRYGRSSDGDKLTSRPPAGPYGGDKERDRPSRSRQSAFHHIHVSRGKNNVSPAASLLDVADAPAMPNILLMPVASAAGTGNNTNVSEANAPLELNPIVSLISSMSEHIKSDDVEDGKDNSHSRKKDDDDRDKSRKDKERYRDKDSSERERYRDDRDYRDSRDRDRYRDRDRDRDGIRGNHSYDSLRDRNLKDSRATSREQLSMYDSRTSLDQDDSRDRGKRVDSKERRYRDDHDKYRDRDRPSSRGSILDSSSRRDYRDRDRDRDREYYRRDRYDRDRPKSRQGERDRPVSRIADSERPRSRNDYDKDYRDRTRVSGYDYDEYYRRAPREYYDQRYYDYYYGTYDQSYYGDQSYYQDVPRFDYPPEIYDYSRSGYEDYYGYEQNGYRWDPHVSAWVETTTEVIPQRQTPEKFMIPHMRACFGPNGQLVKVLPNRPADGQPATVEIHSVQTLLDGNEEAEELEEYPGPLVRGDTHKNDVLNFCQQKAKMCVENMDLQDRDSAELIWRFLELLIKQNGTVVGTDIADLILQGHEPTTLEYRRSGMKITPSADALDADDGESEDSSRLSRGTTPVDRALVNKGRSVEECTDRFRHLLMYGRKKDALDWAMKNNLWGHALFLASKMNHTAHANVMMRFANVAMRMNDPLQTVYQLMSGRQPAAVTCVTEERWGDWRPHLAMILSNNTAKPDLDRKCIMTLGDTLASKGFLHASHFCYLMSQISFGSFNKKSSKIVLIGSSHGLPLEYFATNEAIQCTEIYEYARSLANTWLNLNNFQTFKFLYATRLADYGYAQDALQYCEVISRQVNTNPVFYTHVLVKLLYDLSSQLKFSDPQLEESEDEQDPDWLRSLHTTLVQFEEGAIQSHSGTVTPAYLGGRTTASSDSGEVGMYMQQPDQQGQGMLYLNSTSGVYSQDSQYQHQSGYEGSQESQYQHQPGYEGHTQAYQAPDGSHQNHFDQGQVTQGTGQEGQTMDTTGYYQQPGADNQYQYQQDPSFQHQEADGANYGQTQWQDHQALTNHSTGTEPTNEEQAPTEVANQQQAEPTHPEYANTGEYHNYVPNHWSHGHQRGQPNFPADVNLGESQTSAVSGQSTQSGMSNKRNSIASESSVTPDEGEDHTDSNAGYVQQPSIFDLQPAGGRIVAPKLRPRTISESSTGSGPRDRHPSGPGSKSQKTADNGKDPGLGGKQKASGGGLLSKIGGLFSRKNEMKLPDDKEPSIVWDPNKKRWVDKNADEVEEAPALPPPKDHELSTPGPQPQSQPTNPGPAAPGPAPTPSNIPSGGNKFSRKNSKGFGARKQYVDVLNPNPGNSTNVPSSLFHTLPNSKSAPAIFNPMSLNDGSSESQDSIPEEESSSGADYTNQQAKPAGHQQLAPVQENLSRASSGSSLSREVQKIMKVPSEPDTNSGGGSSMPAMFNPTQFQPANQAFKQPAPPAPGHRLSSRRVYPKR